One window of the Vannielia litorea genome contains the following:
- the rpsE gene encoding 30S ribosomal protein S5 translates to MAERDNNRRGPRRDREETPEFADRLVAINRVSKTTKGGKNFGFAALVVVGDQKGRVGFGKGKAKEVPEAIRKATEQAKRQMIRVPLREGRTLHHDIEGRWGAGRVVMRTAPTGTGIIAGGPMRAVFEMLGVQDVVAKSIGSQNPYNMIRATLDGLTKENSPRMVAQRRGKKVADILKKPEDAPAEEAAEA, encoded by the coding sequence ATGGCAGAACGTGATAACAACCGCCGCGGCCCGCGCCGCGACCGTGAGGAAACCCCCGAGTTCGCCGATCGCCTCGTGGCGATCAACCGCGTGTCGAAGACGACCAAGGGCGGCAAGAACTTCGGCTTCGCCGCGCTCGTCGTGGTCGGCGACCAGAAGGGCCGCGTGGGCTTCGGCAAGGGCAAGGCCAAAGAGGTGCCCGAGGCGATCCGCAAGGCCACCGAGCAAGCCAAGCGCCAGATGATCCGCGTGCCGCTCCGTGAAGGCCGCACCCTGCACCACGACATCGAAGGTCGTTGGGGCGCTGGCCGCGTCGTGATGCGCACCGCACCGACCGGTACCGGTATCATCGCCGGTGGTCCGATGCGTGCCGTCTTCGAGATGCTCGGTGTGCAGGACGTGGTCGCCAAGTCGATCGGTTCGCAGAACCCCTACAACATGATCCGCGCCACGCTCGACGGCCTGACGAAGGAAAACAGCCCCCGCATGGTCGCGCAGCGTCGCGGCAAGAAGGTGGCCGACATCCTCAAGAAGCCCGAAGACGCGCCGGCCGAAGAAGCCGCTGAAGCGTAA
- the rpmD gene encoding 50S ribosomal protein L30 yields MAKTIVVKQIGSPIRRPEIQRKTLIGLGLNKMHRTRELEDTPSIRGMVAKIPHLVEIIEERG; encoded by the coding sequence ATGGCAAAAACGATCGTCGTCAAGCAGATCGGCTCCCCGATCCGCCGCCCCGAAATCCAGCGCAAAACGCTGATCGGTCTGGGCCTGAACAAGATGCACCGCACCCGCGAGCTGGAGGACACCCCCTCGATCCGCGGCATGGTCGCCAAGATCCCGCACCTCGTCGAGATCATCGAAGAGCGCGGCTAA
- a CDS encoding MBL fold metallo-hydrolase: MTQTRRTFLATVAASAGAITVLPYALRAEAHGGDMFETANGSITIHPVDHASFVMESPAGTIYVDPVGDAAAYADFPAPDLILVTHEHGDHFNAETLAAIKGEAHLITNPAVAEKLADMAPDEVLANGESTEWNGVAIDAIPAYNITEGRTDFHPEGRDNGYVLTIDGFRTYVSGDTEDIPEMRALEDIDLAFVCMNLPFTMTAEQAASAVKEFAPTYVYPYHYRGRDDGTQDPEAFAALVADTSEVKFGDWYHEMET, from the coding sequence ATGACCCAGACCAGACGTACCTTCCTGGCCACCGTCGCTGCCAGCGCCGGGGCCATCACCGTTCTGCCCTATGCCCTGCGCGCAGAGGCGCATGGCGGCGACATGTTCGAAACCGCAAACGGTTCGATCACCATCCACCCGGTTGATCACGCCAGCTTCGTGATGGAGAGCCCCGCAGGCACCATCTACGTCGACCCGGTGGGCGATGCCGCCGCCTACGCCGACTTCCCCGCACCCGATCTCATTCTCGTCACCCATGAGCACGGCGACCACTTCAACGCCGAGACGCTGGCGGCGATCAAGGGCGAGGCCCACCTGATCACCAACCCGGCGGTCGCCGAAAAGCTGGCCGACATGGCGCCCGACGAAGTGCTGGCCAACGGCGAGAGCACCGAGTGGAACGGCGTCGCGATCGACGCGATCCCGGCCTACAACATCACCGAGGGCCGGACCGACTTTCATCCCGAGGGGCGCGACAACGGCTACGTGCTCACCATCGACGGGTTCCGCACCTATGTCTCGGGCGACACCGAAGACATCCCCGAGATGCGCGCGCTGGAAGATATCGACCTCGCCTTCGTTTGCATGAACCTGCCCTTCACCATGACCGCCGAGCAGGCCGCCTCCGCGGTGAAGGAGTTCGCGCCGACTTACGTCTATCCCTACCACTATCGCGGGCGGGATGACGGAACGCAGGACCCCGAGGCCTTTGCCGCCCTCGTGGCCGACACCTCCGAGGTCAAGTTTGGCGATTGGTACCACGAGATGGAGACCTGA
- a CDS encoding DEAD/DEAH box helicase: protein MDFDMLGLPPKLLANLAELNITKPTPIQTKAIPHALNGRDVMGLAQTGTGKTAAFGLPLLATLLRMEGRPAPKTTRGLILAPTRELATQILDNLRAYADGTQVRVQLVVGGKSLNAQADRLSRGCDLLVATPGRLIDLIERKAIRLNETRFLVLDEADQMLDMGFIHALRQIAPLLNPERQTMLFSATMPKLMEELSKSYLTDPVKVETAPPGKPAEKIEQCVHFVQQDDKLPLLIEHLAAHPKEAALVFARTKHGAERLKKKLEQAGFAAGSIHGNKSQGQRDRALTAFREGELLVLVATDVAARGIDIPAVRYVYNYELPNVPDNYVHRIGRTARAGRDGTAVAYCAPVEMGELKDIQKVIGREITVASGESWVPEKRPARSGKGGGGGRRRGGGGGGAGRGKPAHAAAPSAKPQGQKRRRPRRRGKAAS from the coding sequence TTGGATTTCGACATGCTGGGCCTTCCGCCCAAACTGCTCGCCAACCTGGCCGAGCTGAACATCACCAAGCCGACCCCGATCCAGACCAAGGCCATCCCCCACGCGCTCAACGGGCGCGACGTGATGGGCCTTGCCCAGACCGGCACCGGCAAGACCGCCGCCTTTGGCCTGCCGCTGCTGGCCACCCTGCTGCGGATGGAGGGGCGCCCTGCCCCCAAGACCACCCGTGGCCTGATTCTCGCGCCGACCCGCGAGCTTGCCACCCAGATCCTCGACAACCTGCGCGCATATGCCGATGGCACCCAGGTGCGGGTGCAGCTTGTCGTGGGGGGCAAATCGCTCAACGCGCAGGCCGACCGGCTGAGCCGTGGCTGTGACTTGCTGGTCGCCACGCCGGGCCGGCTCATCGACCTGATCGAGCGCAAGGCCATCCGCCTGAACGAGACCCGCTTTCTGGTGCTCGACGAGGCGGACCAGATGCTCGACATGGGCTTCATCCACGCGCTGCGCCAGATCGCGCCGCTGCTGAACCCCGAGCGCCAGACCATGCTTTTTTCGGCCACCATGCCGAAACTGATGGAAGAGCTCTCCAAGTCCTACCTCACCGACCCGGTGAAGGTGGAAACCGCGCCTCCGGGCAAGCCTGCCGAGAAGATCGAGCAATGCGTGCACTTCGTTCAGCAGGACGACAAGCTGCCGCTGTTGATCGAGCATCTGGCCGCCCACCCGAAGGAGGCGGCGCTGGTCTTTGCCCGCACCAAGCACGGTGCCGAGCGGCTGAAAAAGAAGCTGGAGCAGGCAGGCTTCGCTGCAGGCTCCATTCACGGCAACAAGAGCCAGGGCCAGCGTGACCGGGCGCTTACCGCTTTCCGCGAAGGCGAGCTTCTGGTGCTGGTCGCCACCGATGTGGCGGCGCGGGGCATCGACATTCCGGCAGTGCGCTACGTGTATAACTACGAGCTGCCGAACGTGCCGGACAACTACGTGCACCGCATCGGCCGGACCGCCCGTGCGGGCCGCGACGGCACTGCCGTGGCCTATTGCGCGCCGGTCGAGATGGGCGAGCTGAAGGACATTCAGAAGGTCATCGGCCGTGAGATCACCGTGGCCTCCGGCGAAAGCTGGGTGCCCGAGAAGCGCCCCGCCCGCTCCGGCAAGGGCGGCGGCGGTGGCCGACGTCGCGGTGGCGGCGGTGGTGGTGCCGGACGGGGCAAGCCCGCGCATGCTGCTGCCCCCTCGGCCAAGCCGCAGGGCCAGAAGCGCCGCAGGCCCCGGCGCCGGGGCAAAGCCGCCTCCTGA
- a CDS encoding ammonium transporter, whose translation MVGADTAWIIVATALVLLMTLPGLALFYGGLVRARNVLSVFMHCYAIACLMSVLWLVAGYSIAFGEATSWWGGYDKMFLAGVTTDSLAGTLPEVLFFAFQMTFAIITPALIVGAYVERIGFGFVLLFSGLWMLLCYAPVVHWIWGGGFLADGGIFGETGVKDFAGGIVVHETAGIAALILAAVLGRRKDDNKPPHNPGYVVIGASLLWVGWFGFNGGSQLAADGGAAMALTVTHLSAATATLTWALWEKIKYGKASVVGAVTGTIAGLASITPASGFVGPVEALIIGGVAGILCQEAVGLIRNKIRIDDTLDVMAVHGVGGIFGTIMIAVFGAGSWAAQLGSLVIVGIFTTVVTFALIYICRLVTPLRVDEETEFNGLDLAVHGESAYDHAS comes from the coding sequence ATGGTTGGTGCAGATACCGCTTGGATCATTGTGGCAACGGCTCTGGTGCTGCTGATGACGCTGCCGGGGCTGGCGCTGTTTTACGGCGGGCTGGTGCGCGCGCGGAACGTGCTCAGCGTGTTCATGCATTGCTACGCGATTGCTTGCCTGATGAGCGTGCTCTGGCTGGTGGCGGGCTACTCCATCGCCTTCGGCGAGGCCACGAGCTGGTGGGGCGGCTATGACAAGATGTTCCTCGCGGGCGTCACCACCGACAGCCTCGCAGGCACGCTGCCCGAGGTGTTGTTCTTCGCCTTCCAGATGACCTTTGCGATCATCACCCCGGCGTTGATCGTCGGCGCCTATGTGGAGCGGATCGGCTTTGGCTTCGTGCTCCTCTTTTCCGGCCTCTGGATGCTGCTCTGCTACGCGCCGGTAGTGCACTGGATCTGGGGCGGCGGGTTTCTGGCCGATGGCGGGATCTTCGGTGAGACCGGGGTTAAGGACTTTGCCGGCGGGATCGTGGTGCATGAGACGGCGGGCATAGCCGCGCTTATCCTCGCCGCGGTGCTGGGCCGCCGGAAGGATGACAACAAGCCGCCGCACAACCCCGGTTACGTGGTGATCGGTGCCTCGCTTCTCTGGGTCGGCTGGTTCGGCTTCAACGGTGGCTCGCAGCTCGCGGCGGACGGTGGCGCGGCGATGGCGCTAACCGTCACCCACCTGAGCGCCGCCACAGCAACGCTGACATGGGCCCTCTGGGAGAAGATCAAGTATGGCAAGGCCTCAGTTGTCGGAGCCGTAACCGGCACCATCGCGGGCCTCGCCTCGATCACCCCGGCTTCGGGCTTCGTGGGGCCAGTGGAGGCGCTGATCATCGGCGGCGTCGCGGGCATCCTCTGCCAAGAAGCGGTGGGGCTGATCCGCAACAAGATCCGCATCGACGATACGCTCGATGTGATGGCGGTGCACGGCGTGGGCGGCATCTTTGGCACCATCATGATAGCCGTGTTCGGCGCGGGCAGCTGGGCCGCGCAGCTGGGCAGCCTCGTGATCGTCGGCATTTTCACCACGGTCGTGACCTTTGCGCTGATCTACATCTGCCGCCTCGTCACCCCGCTGCGGGTGGATGAAGAGACCGAGTTCAACGGGCTCGACCTCGCGGTGCATGGAGAAAGCGCCTACGACCACGCCTCCTGA
- the rplO gene encoding 50S ribosomal protein L15, translating to MKLNELRPADGSTFNKKRVGRGPGSGKGKTAGRGIKGQKSRSGVAINGYEGGQMPIYQRLPKRGFNKPNRKKFAVINLGLIQKFIDAKKLDAKGTIDEDALVASGLVRRKLDGVRILAKGELTAKVALSVTGASKSAIEAVEKAGGSLSVTTAQAAE from the coding sequence ATGAAACTCAATGAACTCCGTCCCGCCGACGGCTCGACCTTCAACAAAAAGCGCGTGGGCCGTGGCCCCGGCTCCGGCAAAGGCAAAACTGCCGGCCGCGGTATCAAAGGTCAGAAGTCGCGTTCGGGTGTGGCCATCAATGGCTACGAGGGCGGCCAGATGCCGATCTACCAGCGTCTTCCCAAGCGCGGCTTCAACAAGCCGAACCGCAAGAAGTTCGCCGTGATCAACCTCGGCCTGATCCAGAAATTCATCGACGCCAAGAAGCTCGACGCCAAGGGCACCATCGACGAAGACGCACTGGTGGCCTCCGGCCTCGTGCGCCGCAAGCTCGACGGTGTGCGCATCCTCGCCAAGGGCGAGCTGACCGCCAAGGTCGCGCTTTCTGTCACCGGTGCTTCCAAGTCGGCCATCGAGGCCGTCGAAAAAGCCGGCGGCTCGCTTTCGGTCACGACCGCGCAGGCCGCCGAGTAA
- the secY gene encoding preprotein translocase subunit SecY, which translates to MASAAEQMAANMSWGAIGKAPELRQRIFFTIGLLIIYRLGTYIPVPGIDGTALRAFMEQATQGLGGVLNMFTGGAIGRMGIFALGIMPYISASIIVQLLTAMVPALEQLKKEGEQGRKKINQYTRYGTVALATFQAYGLAVSLQNGSADGVPFVADPGLFFIASCVITLVGGTMFLMWLGEQITARGIGNGISLIIFVGIVAELPGALAQFFVQGQTGAISGGVVIGVLVMIVAVLTFVVFMERSLRKIHIQYPRRQVGMKVYDGGSSHLPIKVNPAGVIPAIFASSLLLLPTTVSTFSGNQTGPVMSTILAYFGPGQPLYLLFFAAMIVFFTYFYTHNVSFKTDDVADNLKNQNGFVPGIRPGKRTAEYFEYVVNRILVLGSAYLALVCLLPEMVRGGLGITAYFGGTSILIIVSVGMDTIQQVQSHLLAHQYENLIERSQLRGKKRGGRNRRGTARR; encoded by the coding sequence ATGGCATCAGCAGCAGAGCAAATGGCCGCCAACATGAGCTGGGGGGCCATCGGCAAGGCCCCGGAGCTTCGGCAGCGGATCTTCTTCACCATCGGGCTGCTGATCATCTATCGCCTCGGCACCTACATTCCCGTCCCCGGCATCGACGGCACCGCGCTGCGGGCCTTCATGGAGCAGGCGACGCAGGGCCTCGGCGGCGTACTCAACATGTTCACCGGCGGCGCCATCGGCCGGATGGGCATCTTCGCCCTCGGCATCATGCCCTACATCTCCGCCTCGATCATCGTGCAGCTTCTCACGGCGATGGTGCCAGCGCTTGAGCAGCTGAAGAAAGAGGGCGAGCAGGGCCGCAAGAAGATCAACCAATACACCCGCTACGGCACCGTGGCGCTGGCAACCTTCCAGGCCTACGGCCTCGCCGTGTCGCTGCAGAACGGTTCCGCCGACGGCGTGCCCTTCGTCGCCGATCCGGGCCTGTTCTTCATCGCCTCCTGCGTTATCACGCTGGTCGGCGGCACCATGTTCCTGATGTGGCTGGGTGAGCAGATCACCGCACGCGGCATCGGCAACGGCATCTCGCTCATCATCTTCGTCGGCATCGTCGCCGAGCTGCCCGGCGCGCTGGCGCAGTTTTTCGTGCAAGGCCAGACCGGGGCAATCTCGGGCGGGGTGGTGATCGGCGTGCTGGTGATGATCGTCGCCGTGCTGACCTTTGTGGTCTTCATGGAGCGGTCGCTGCGCAAGATCCACATCCAGTACCCGCGCCGTCAGGTCGGCATGAAGGTCTATGATGGCGGCTCCTCGCACCTGCCGATCAAGGTCAACCCGGCGGGCGTGATCCCGGCGATCTTCGCCTCCTCGCTGTTGCTGCTACCCACCACGGTCAGCACCTTCTCCGGCAACCAGACCGGCCCGGTCATGAGCACCATCCTCGCCTACTTCGGCCCCGGACAGCCGCTCTACCTGCTGTTCTTCGCGGCCATGATCGTGTTCTTCACCTACTTCTACACCCACAACGTCTCGTTCAAGACAGACGACGTGGCCGACAACCTGAAAAACCAGAACGGCTTCGTGCCCGGCATCCGCCCTGGCAAGCGCACCGCCGAATACTTCGAGTATGTCGTCAACCGCATCCTCGTGCTCGGCTCCGCCTATCTGGCGCTGGTCTGCCTGCTGCCTGAAATGGTGCGCGGCGGCCTCGGGATCACCGCCTACTTCGGCGGCACCTCGATCCTGATCATCGTGTCGGTCGGCATGGACACCATCCAGCAGGTCCAGTCGCATCTGCTGGCACACCAGTACGAAAATCTCATTGAGCGCTCGCAGCTTCGCGGTAAAAAGCGTGGAGGTCGCAACCGGAGGGGGACAGCCCGGC